One window of the Rosa rugosa chromosome 3, drRosRugo1.1, whole genome shotgun sequence genome contains the following:
- the LOC133737671 gene encoding uncharacterized protein LOC133737671, with amino-acid sequence MDIWYGRPTSAVCCEKAVFAGISNRHRDGSLPHMRTLRLHGMEKLMRLWDTQPAGQQFPKLEILEVKFCGLNNLELSSLPFQNLTSLEVTFCWRLQYLTTYSVAGSAKQLKKLKVDECKSMKQILASEGIGEDDSNCEILFEQLQHLELSDLVDLERFCSNNCTVKVPKLGTLEVNWCSIKLKVSSGILEVDSNMHLDVQKSHSSKQAFNTTESASASSSEKSQKHLATNASEGAEHIEFSAQELHDDSLTDELNKHGPLLPAGITKSEHGVEGVIQETPINFQNMEHHEVMGLNLKQIVTNTSKKIQEADFGMQETLIEPLNAKEACRSLMQTSDVWRKN; translated from the exons ATGGATATTTGGTACGGTCGACCCACCTCAGCAGTGTGCTGTGAGAAAGCTGTTTTCGCTGGGATCAGTAATAGACATAGAGATGGGTCCCTCCCACATATGAGAACGTTGAGGCTGCACGGAATGGAGAAGCTTATGCGTCTCTGGGACACCCAACCAGCTGGCCAACAGTTTCCAAAGTTGGAAATTCTAGAGGTGAAGTTTTGTGGATTGAATAATCTAGAGTTGTCTTCATTACCCTTCCAGAATCTAACAAGTTTAGAAGTAACCTTTTGCTGGAGATTGCAATACTTGACAACTTATTCAGTAGCTGGAAGTGCAAAGCAACTCAAAAAACTGAAGGTTGATGAATGTAAAAGTATGAAACAAATCTTGGCAAGTGAAGGAATCGGAGAAGATGATAGTAATTGTGAGATTTTATTTGAACAGTTGCAACATTTGGAACTCAGTGATTTAGTAGATTTGGAACGCTTTTGCTCGAACAATTGCACTGTGAAGGTCCCAAAATTGGGAACTTTAGAGGTAAATTGGTGCTCGATCAAGTTGAAGGTTTCCTCTGGTATACTAGAAGTCGATTCCAATATGCATCTGGATGTACAAAAGTCACATTCTAGTAAACAG GCTTTCAATACCACTGAGTCTGCTTCTGCTTCTAGCTCGGAAAAAAGTCAGAAacatcttgccacaaatgcctcTGAAGGAGCTGAACATATTGAGTTCAGTGCACAGGAACTCCATGATGACAGCCTTACAGATGAGCTGAACAAACACGGGCCTCTATTGCCTGCTGGCATTACCAAAAGTGAACACGGAGTTGAAGGTGTGATTCAAGAAACTCCTATCAATTTTCAAAACATGGAGCATCATGAGGTTATGGGCCTAAATCTGAAGCAAATCGTCACCAATACTTCAAAGAAAATTCAGGAGGCTGATTTTGGCATGCAAGAGACCCTCATTGAACCTTTGAATGCAAAAGAAG CATGTCGAAGCTTGATGCAGACATCAGACGTTTGGAGGAAGAATTAA
- the LOC133737673 gene encoding uncharacterized protein LOC133737673 has protein sequence MHDVVHRDVLSIASNSKDGFLVRCRVHLEGWPNLLRQPYESSTLTISETELLLLSCTEGSETTPPALILNGIQDLKVLDIRRADMSSILLSIVLLKSLQTLHLEHFNLESVHVDIGELQELMILSFCGSAIKQLPAGIEKLPNLRLLDVTECKSPQSNIMNVTFVPSLAKLDELNDSSNERQFAVLHNMLLFHQLQRFKISTAEMDDMLSNPNPYENYLRIDLDADSRLGSRINVLLKRTNTLVLNLFRLRDALNLLDTECCVNLKSLELNHCHALEYVIDMTDIDPCIVFLVLKSLTIQGAEMLKEICIGEDLLPMGSLKKLSKLSLSNIPSLTNFGR, from the exons ATGCATGATGTGGTGCACCGGGATGTCTTATCAATAGCTTCCAACAGCAAAGATGGATTTTTGGTAAGATGCAGGGTGCACTTGGAGGGTTGGCCCAATCTTTTGAGGCAACCTTACGAATCCAGTACACTAACTATCAGTGAAACTGAGCTTTTATTGTTGTCATGCACGGAGGGGTCTGAAACGACGCCACCAGCCCTAATTTTGAATGGAATTCAGGACCTCAAGGTTCTAGACATCAGGAGGGCTGATATGTCATCAATACTGTTGTCGATTGTACTTTTGAAAAGCCTTCAAACGCTGCATCTGGAGCATTTTAATTTGGAAAGTGTACATGTCGATATTGGAGAGCTACAGGAACTAATGATACTCAGCTTTTGTGGTTCTGCAATCAAACAGTTACCTGCTGGTATTGAAAAGCTGCCAAATCTCAGATTGCTAGATGTGACTGAATGTAAAAGTCCGCAAAGCAATATAATGAATGTTACTTTTGTCCCAAGCTTAGCGAAACTAGATGAACT AAATGATTCTTCCAATGAGAGGCAATTTGCAGTTCTGCACAACATGCTGCTATTTCATCAGCTCCAAAGATTTAAGATCTCTACAGCAGAGATGGATGATATGTTATCGAATCCAAATCCTTATGAGAACTATTTGAGAATTGATCTCGATGCAGACTCTCGTTTGGGTAGCAGAATCAATGTGCTGTTAAAGAGAACCAACACTCTAGTGTTGAACTTGTTTAGATTGAGGGACGCTCTCAATCTCTTAGATACAGAGTGTTGTGTAAACTTAAAGTCTCTTGAGCTGAATCACTGCCATGCTCTGGAATATGTGATTGACATGACAGATATAGATCCATGCATTGTCTTTCTTGTATTAAAGTCATTGACTATCCAAGGTGCCGAAATGCTAAAGGAGATCTGCATTGGTGAGGATCTGCTTCCAATGGGGTCACTTAAGAAACTAAGCAAGTTATCTCTGTCAAATATACCTTCATTGACAAATTTTGGAAGATAG